From one Caldithrix abyssi DSM 13497 genomic stretch:
- a CDS encoding ABC transporter substrate-binding protein: protein MNYVSQKGFIDKKYLLIGGGLIVVVAVALYFLFAPNLKDQIVIPYISHQKPIMDPHIPSHIPISDKLDEMLYDGLFNISANPSGITYEDGLGELVGIDADNMVTVRLKPTVKWHQSFKVLLHKEDIEITPTEAVYFIANDLRFTLKRIQRLGSLSPDYVLVGQAVESFDFMGPDDNNEIRFKFKGDRIWNENDIKEVLSFKIIPHTATYNQLNYTNGTGPYMYAGEYKDAIYFPKNPAGAANISRVVLKPFIDNSTFTSELSGGNINCLLSTPFGALSPILQDSTDFFYKSNISNTFFAVFFNTQRLNKEQRKALKALINNKAIINRFYKVGTKQQRHITDFQGNFDNYDDYLNYSVFPSSSYYVQEKIVQPSKTPPGAETHALSDTVKIVTCLNFGFREELAELIRILNDPAVTGGKIKALAVSNEQIKRGNYDAVLVPVTNYRSNFMFDLYEIFLREPDFSTHKIHLITDSDGFGQRSINLQSFQADKNFFRLDAVNAAEDREAIARLLQNIYTFMSTREIGDKQAFARFIDEQEQELALGSWLFSLPSLAYFSAQFDPESIDIYGVASQLSTIEKWREAKKK from the coding sequence ATGAACTACGTTTCGCAAAAAGGTTTTATTGATAAAAAGTATCTTTTAATCGGCGGCGGGCTGATCGTTGTCGTTGCCGTGGCGCTTTATTTCCTGTTCGCCCCCAATTTAAAAGATCAAATCGTTATTCCGTACATTTCACACCAAAAGCCGATCATGGATCCGCACATTCCCAGCCACATCCCCATTTCCGACAAACTGGACGAAATGCTTTACGACGGCTTGTTCAATATTTCTGCCAATCCCAGCGGCATTACCTATGAAGATGGCCTGGGCGAACTGGTAGGAATCGACGCCGACAACATGGTGACGGTGCGGTTAAAACCGACCGTCAAGTGGCATCAAAGCTTTAAGGTTCTACTGCACAAAGAGGACATTGAAATTACGCCCACAGAAGCGGTGTACTTTATCGCCAATGATTTACGCTTTACGCTGAAACGGATTCAACGCCTGGGCAGTCTTTCGCCCGACTACGTTCTGGTGGGCCAGGCGGTTGAAAGCTTTGATTTTATGGGCCCGGACGACAACAACGAAATCCGCTTTAAATTTAAAGGCGATCGCATCTGGAACGAAAACGACATCAAAGAAGTGCTGTCTTTTAAAATCATTCCGCACACCGCCACTTATAATCAGCTCAATTACACCAACGGCACCGGCCCTTACATGTACGCCGGCGAATACAAAGACGCTATCTATTTTCCTAAAAATCCGGCCGGGGCGGCCAACATTTCCAGAGTGGTGCTCAAACCTTTCATCGATAACAGCACCTTCACTTCGGAACTAAGCGGCGGCAACATCAACTGCCTGTTAAGCACGCCGTTCGGGGCGTTGTCGCCCATCCTGCAGGACAGCACGGATTTCTTCTACAAATCGAATATCAGCAACACCTTTTTTGCGGTCTTTTTTAATACGCAACGCTTAAACAAAGAACAACGTAAAGCCCTGAAGGCTCTAATTAACAACAAAGCGATCATTAACCGCTTTTACAAGGTCGGCACCAAACAGCAGCGTCATATTACCGATTTTCAGGGCAATTTCGATAATTACGACGACTATCTGAATTACAGCGTTTTTCCCTCTTCTTCGTATTATGTTCAGGAAAAGATCGTTCAGCCGTCTAAAACGCCGCCTGGGGCAGAAACACACGCCCTTTCGGACACGGTTAAAATCGTCACCTGTCTGAACTTTGGTTTTCGCGAAGAGCTGGCGGAACTGATTCGCATTTTAAACGATCCTGCCGTAACAGGCGGCAAAATTAAGGCCCTGGCGGTGAGCAACGAGCAGATTAAACGCGGCAATTACGATGCGGTGCTGGTGCCGGTTACCAATTACCGCAGTAATTTTATGTTTGATCTTTATGAGATTTTTTTGCGCGAACCGGATTTTTCAACGCACAAAATCCACTTAATCACCGACTCTGACGGATTTGGTCAGCGCTCCATTAACCTGCAATCCTTCCAGGCCGATAAAAACTTTTTCCGGCTGGATGCCGTCAATGCCGCTGAAGACCGCGAAGCCATTGCCAGACTTTTGCAGAATATTTACACCTTTATGTCCACACGCGAAATCGGTGACAAACAGGCCTTTGCCAGATTTATTGACGAGCAGGAGCAGGAGCTTGCGCTGGGCAGCTGGTTATTCTCTTTGCCCTCTCTGGCTTATTTTAGCGCCCAGTTCGATCCGGAATCCATCGACATTTACGGGGTGGCCTCGCAGCTTTCCACCATCGAAAAATGGCGCGAAGCAAAGAAAAAATAA